From one Erythrobacter sp. HKB08 genomic stretch:
- the ada gene encoding bifunctional DNA-binding transcriptional regulator/O6-methylguanine-DNA methyltransferase Ada, whose amino-acid sequence MTDTANPLTDDQRWQIALAKDRRFDGVFVTGVHSTGIYCRPSCPARAPKRENVRFYADCDAAEAAGLRACKRCAPDQQSREECAVRDALALLQRSEEGVSLDKLAALTGYSAAHFQRVFKRAVGLSPAAYQRALRRERAGKALSKGESVAGAIYEAGYSAPSRFYDQRKDQGMSASAWSKGGAGVTIHWAVVDTSIGAMLVAATEKGVCRLSFDEDEAELRARFPNAELVEGGEAFSSLLQRVVDAVEQPGTGQDIPLDVKGTAFQEAVWQALREIPAGETRSYAQLAAAVGKPKATRAAGSANGANNVAVLIPCHRVVRSDGSIGGYAYGSDIKAELLRRERAKAD is encoded by the coding sequence ATGACGGACACGGCAAACCCACTGACCGACGACCAGCGCTGGCAGATCGCGCTCGCCAAGGACCGGCGGTTCGACGGGGTGTTCGTGACCGGCGTCCATTCGACCGGAATCTATTGCCGCCCGAGCTGCCCGGCGCGTGCTCCCAAGCGCGAGAACGTGCGCTTCTATGCGGACTGTGATGCAGCCGAGGCGGCGGGCTTGCGCGCCTGCAAGCGCTGCGCCCCGGACCAGCAATCGCGCGAGGAATGCGCGGTGCGCGATGCACTCGCCCTGCTCCAGCGGAGCGAGGAGGGCGTCTCGCTCGACAAGCTGGCGGCGCTGACCGGCTATTCCGCGGCGCATTTCCAGCGGGTCTTCAAACGCGCCGTCGGCCTCTCTCCTGCCGCCTACCAGCGCGCGCTGCGGCGCGAGCGGGCGGGCAAGGCGCTGAGCAAGGGCGAGAGCGTGGCCGGCGCAATCTACGAGGCGGGCTATTCGGCGCCCTCGCGTTTCTATGACCAGCGAAAGGACCAGGGGATGAGCGCTTCTGCTTGGAGCAAGGGCGGGGCCGGGGTGACGATCCACTGGGCGGTCGTCGACACCTCGATCGGCGCGATGCTGGTCGCGGCGACAGAGAAGGGCGTGTGCCGCCTCTCGTTCGACGAGGACGAGGCCGAGCTTCGCGCACGTTTTCCCAATGCCGAACTGGTCGAGGGCGGCGAGGCGTTTTCCTCGCTGCTCCAGCGTGTGGTCGATGCGGTCGAGCAGCCGGGCACCGGACAGGACATCCCGCTCGATGTGAAGGGCACCGCGTTCCAGGAAGCCGTGTGGCAGGCACTGCGCGAAATCCCGGCGGGGGAGACCCGCTCCTACGCGCAGCTCGCCGCCGCAGTCGGCAAGCCCAAGGCGACCCGCGCAGCCGGCAGCGCGAACGGCGCGAACAATGTCGCTGTGCTCATTCCCTGCCACCGCGTGGTGCGCAGCGACGGTTCCATCGGCGGCTACGCCTACGGCAGCGATATCAAAGCCGAATTGCTGCGCAGGGAACGCGCCAAAGCCGATTGA
- a CDS encoding cryptochrome/photolyase family protein, whose product MASSDNPILAPILGDQLTRTLASLRGRAKDDTVILMMEVWDEATYVKHHKQKIVLIFSAMRHFASELRDAGWTVDYIQLGDEDNSGSFTGEVARAVERHDPRAIHVVEAGEWRVQQAIDEWPDKFDCEVEILPDDRFLCSKAEFRDWAQDRKTLRMENFYREMRKKTGLLMDDGKPEGGEWNYDSENRKPPKEGLEAPERPLFEPDEITREVIELVESRFGDHFGSLDNFGWPVTRDEAEKAADAFFAERIEKFGPYQDAMVHGQDDLFHSMLSTSINLGLLDPLELCERAEQAYKDGKAPINSVEGFIRQLIGWREYVRGFYWHFMPGLESDNKLNAQRGLPEFYWTGETDMRCLADCIRSTRDNAHAHHIQRLMVLGNFALLAGINPREVQDWYLVVYADAYQWVELPNVSAMILYADGGKLATKPYAASGNYINKMSNYCGDCVYSVSKKTGEGACPFNALYWHFMDRHRDRLESNHRIGRIYSTWDRMDEAKKQEYRDSAEAFLDTLTPADSSWARTD is encoded by the coding sequence ATGGCCTCCAGCGACAACCCGATCCTCGCCCCCATTCTCGGCGACCAGCTGACCCGCACGCTCGCGAGCCTGCGCGGCCGGGCCAAGGACGACACCGTCATCCTGATGATGGAGGTGTGGGACGAGGCGACCTACGTCAAACACCACAAGCAAAAGATCGTGCTGATCTTCTCGGCCATGCGGCATTTCGCGAGTGAATTGCGCGATGCCGGCTGGACGGTCGACTACATCCAGCTTGGTGACGAGGACAATTCCGGCAGCTTCACCGGCGAAGTTGCTCGCGCCGTCGAACGCCACGATCCGCGCGCGATCCACGTGGTCGAGGCAGGCGAATGGCGCGTGCAGCAGGCGATCGACGAGTGGCCCGACAAGTTCGACTGCGAAGTCGAAATCCTGCCCGACGACCGCTTCCTGTGCTCGAAGGCCGAGTTCCGCGACTGGGCACAGGATCGCAAGACGCTGCGGATGGAGAACTTCTACCGCGAGATGCGCAAGAAGACCGGCCTGCTGATGGACGACGGCAAGCCCGAAGGCGGGGAGTGGAACTACGACAGCGAGAACCGCAAGCCGCCCAAGGAAGGGCTCGAAGCGCCCGAGCGCCCGCTGTTCGAACCGGACGAAATCACGCGCGAGGTCATCGAACTGGTCGAGAGCCGCTTCGGCGACCACTTCGGCAGCCTCGACAATTTCGGCTGGCCCGTCACCCGTGACGAGGCGGAGAAGGCAGCCGATGCATTCTTTGCCGAGCGGATCGAGAAGTTCGGTCCCTACCAGGACGCGATGGTCCACGGTCAGGACGACCTGTTCCACTCGATGCTCTCGACCAGCATCAATCTCGGCCTGCTCGACCCGCTGGAGCTGTGTGAGCGTGCGGAGCAGGCCTATAAGGACGGCAAGGCACCAATCAATTCGGTCGAGGGTTTCATCCGCCAGCTGATCGGCTGGCGCGAATATGTTCGCGGGTTCTACTGGCATTTCATGCCGGGGCTGGAGAGCGACAACAAGCTTAACGCCCAGCGCGGCCTGCCCGAGTTCTACTGGACCGGCGAAACCGACATGCGCTGCCTCGCCGACTGCATCCGCTCGACCCGCGACAATGCCCACGCGCATCACATCCAGCGGCTCATGGTTCTCGGCAATTTCGCGCTGCTTGCGGGCATCAATCCGCGCGAGGTGCAGGACTGGTATCTCGTCGTCTATGCCGATGCCTACCAGTGGGTCGAACTACCCAATGTGAGCGCGATGATCCTCTATGCCGACGGCGGCAAGCTCGCGACCAAGCCCTATGCGGCGAGCGGCAACTACATCAACAAGATGAGCAATTACTGCGGCGACTGCGTGTACTCGGTAAGCAAGAAGACCGGCGAAGGCGCCTGCCCGTTCAACGCGCTCTACTGGCACTTCATGGACCGTCACCGCGACCGGCTGGAATCGAACCACCGCATCGGGCGGATCTATTCGACCTGGGACCGGATGGACGAGGCCAAGAAGCAGGAATATCGCGACAGCGCCGAAGCGTTCCTCGACACGCTCACTCCGGCAGATTCGAGCTGGGCGCGGACTGACTGA
- a CDS encoding CPBP family intramembrane glutamic endopeptidase, with product MTDEIATAATTAAKRPLWRKVWEFPLTAMVVATVLLLGVLALCGVSLSLLPETLDPNIDVTIRTVVTVAAAIAIYKLVIRRLGRRKQDDLPVAGSLTDTALGFGVGAAIFTTVVGIAAVAGAYRVTGQGGFSDFVQIVMLTGVSAGLIEELLLRGIIFRWLEEFAGSWVALAISSLLFGFGHAANDNATLFSSIAIAIEAGILLGGAYMLTRSLWLAVGIHAGWNVTQGFIWGVPVSGYSFQGLVDARLSGPDWLSGGAFGLEASVIALVVATTAGVWMVWQARKEGKWITPMWSKQAQA from the coding sequence ATGACCGACGAAATCGCAACCGCAGCCACAACCGCAGCGAAGCGACCATTGTGGCGCAAGGTATGGGAATTCCCGCTGACCGCGATGGTGGTCGCAACCGTGCTGCTGCTTGGCGTTCTCGCGCTGTGTGGGGTGTCGCTGAGCCTGCTTCCCGAAACGCTCGACCCGAATATCGACGTGACTATCCGCACCGTCGTGACGGTCGCTGCCGCGATTGCGATCTACAAGCTCGTCATCCGGCGGCTCGGGCGGCGCAAGCAGGACGATCTGCCGGTCGCAGGCTCTCTGACCGATACGGCGCTGGGCTTCGGTGTCGGGGCTGCCATTTTCACCACCGTGGTCGGCATCGCCGCGGTTGCCGGGGCCTACCGCGTGACCGGACAGGGCGGCTTCTCCGACTTCGTGCAGATCGTCATGCTGACCGGCGTTTCGGCCGGGCTGATCGAGGAACTGCTGCTGCGCGGCATCATCTTCCGCTGGCTCGAGGAATTCGCCGGGAGCTGGGTCGCGCTGGCAATCAGCTCGCTGCTGTTCGGTTTCGGCCATGCCGCGAACGACAATGCGACGCTGTTTTCCTCCATCGCCATTGCGATCGAGGCAGGCATCCTGCTTGGCGGCGCATACATGCTGACCCGCTCGCTGTGGCTCGCCGTGGGTATCCACGCGGGCTGGAACGTAACGCAGGGCTTCATCTGGGGCGTGCCGGTATCGGGCTACAGCTTCCAAGGGCTGGTCGATGCGCGGCTGAGCGGGCCGGACTGGCTGTCGGGCGGCGCATTCGGGCTCGAGGCTTCGGTCATCGCGCTGGTCGTTGCGACGACTGCAGGTGTCTGGATGGTCTGGCAGGCCCGCAAGGAAGGCAAGTGGATCACGCCGATGTGGTCGAAGCAGGCGCAGGCCTGA
- a CDS encoding TauD/TfdA family dioxygenase encodes MKMTPMAPKCGVEISGIQLATCSDEEMEAVKQAIYEHGVAVFRDQEFSPEDHIRFGKRWGGIDINNYFPLQQDFQEIAVVKKEADQKTNIGGDWHTDHSYDQIPAMGSVLVARELPPSGGDTMWAHMGAAYDALSDEVKAEIEGLEAFHTADHIYKADGLYAQTDMGRELRGHDLKTGAVHPVVIRHPHTGRKLLYVNKAFTINFVGKTREESMPLLEKLFAAALTDDNQCRLEWKPGTVAIWDNRTTWHNAVNDYQGHRREMHRITLSGEALAA; translated from the coding sequence ATGAAGATGACGCCGATGGCCCCCAAATGCGGGGTCGAGATTTCCGGGATTCAGCTTGCCACTTGCTCCGACGAGGAGATGGAAGCGGTCAAGCAGGCAATCTACGAGCATGGGGTCGCCGTATTCCGCGACCAGGAGTTCTCGCCGGAGGATCACATCCGCTTCGGCAAGCGCTGGGGCGGGATCGACATCAACAACTATTTCCCGCTGCAACAGGATTTCCAGGAAATCGCGGTGGTGAAGAAGGAAGCCGACCAGAAAACCAATATCGGCGGCGACTGGCACACCGACCATTCCTACGACCAGATCCCGGCGATGGGCTCGGTCCTCGTCGCGCGCGAGCTCCCGCCGAGCGGGGGCGATACGATGTGGGCCCACATGGGTGCAGCCTATGATGCCCTGTCCGACGAGGTGAAGGCGGAGATCGAAGGGCTGGAGGCGTTCCACACCGCTGACCATATATATAAGGCCGACGGTCTCTACGCGCAGACGGACATGGGCCGCGAGCTACGCGGGCACGATCTGAAGACCGGCGCAGTGCATCCGGTCGTGATCCGCCACCCGCATACCGGCCGCAAGCTGCTCTATGTGAACAAGGCTTTCACGATCAATTTCGTCGGCAAGACGCGCGAGGAAAGCATGCCGCTGCTCGAGAAGCTGTTCGCTGCAGCGCTGACCGACGACAACCAGTGCCGCCTGGAATGGAAGCCCGGCACGGTCGCCATCTGGGACAACCGGACGACGTGGCACAATGCGGTCAACGACTACCAGGGCCACCGTCGCGAGATGCACCGCATCACCCTGAGCGGGGAAGCACTGGCGGCCTAG
- a CDS encoding F0F1 ATP synthase subunit gamma, whose translation MASLKELKGRINSVKSTQKITKAKQMVAAAKLRRAQANAEAARPYAERLGAVMGSLAAKVGGSDSAPKLMAGTGSNQRHLLVVVNTDKGLCGGLNSNIVKEAKLQAKKLIAEGKDVQFFLVGKKGRAPIKREFESRIGKQFDTSAVKNLDYATAEEIADELIAMFDDGKFDVAHLVFPIFQSALVQNPTTQQLIPVPAPENAESTDAVVEYEPGEEEILEELAPRYVKTQIFGALLEREASEQGASMTAMDNATRNAGDLINKLTIQYNRSRQAAITTELIEIIAGAEAL comes from the coding sequence ATGGCCTCGCTGAAAGAACTCAAGGGCCGGATCAACTCGGTCAAATCGACCCAGAAGATCACCAAGGCCAAGCAGATGGTCGCTGCGGCCAAGCTGCGCCGTGCGCAGGCCAATGCCGAAGCCGCCCGCCCCTATGCCGAGCGCCTTGGCGCCGTCATGGGCTCGCTGGCGGCCAAGGTCGGCGGCAGCGACAGCGCGCCCAAGCTCATGGCCGGTACCGGCTCGAACCAGCGCCACCTGCTGGTCGTGGTCAACACCGACAAGGGCCTGTGCGGCGGTCTCAACTCGAACATCGTCAAGGAAGCCAAGCTCCAGGCGAAGAAGCTGATCGCTGAAGGCAAGGACGTGCAGTTCTTCCTCGTCGGCAAGAAGGGCCGCGCGCCGATCAAGCGCGAGTTCGAAAGCCGCATCGGCAAGCAGTTCGACACCAGCGCGGTGAAGAACCTCGACTATGCGACCGCCGAAGAGATCGCCGACGAACTCATCGCGATGTTCGACGACGGCAAGTTCGACGTCGCGCATCTCGTCTTCCCGATCTTCCAGTCGGCGCTGGTCCAGAATCCGACCACGCAGCAGCTGATCCCCGTCCCTGCCCCGGAAAATGCCGAGAGCACCGACGCGGTCGTCGAATACGAGCCGGGCGAAGAGGAAATCCTCGAGGAACTGGCTCCGCGTTACGTCAAGACGCAGATCTTCGGTGCATTGCTCGAGCGTGAAGCGTCCGAGCAGGGTGCGTCGATGACCGCGATGGACAACGCCACGCGCAACGCCGGCGACCTGATCAACAAGCTGACCATCCAGTACAACCGCAGCCGCCAGGCCGCGATCACCACCGAACTCATCGAAATCATCGCTGGTGCGGAAGCACTGTAG
- a CDS encoding F0F1 ATP synthase subunit delta yields the protein MEISAGIQASLAGRYASALFDLASENGTVTAVESDLDKLDAALAESAELRAATTNPELSRKAQGSAMAGVATHLGLSELTKNFLGVLSQNRRLSHLGDIIRAFRTIAAAQRGEVTAEVTSAHALTDEQLATLKQKLTQREGRTVKLQSKVDPDLLGGLVVTIGSKRIDGSIRTRLNSLANAMKG from the coding sequence GTGGAGATTTCCGCCGGTATTCAGGCTAGCCTGGCAGGGCGCTATGCCTCGGCATTGTTCGACCTTGCCTCCGAGAACGGCACGGTCACCGCTGTCGAATCGGATCTCGACAAGCTGGATGCAGCGCTCGCCGAATCGGCCGAGCTGCGCGCAGCCACGACCAACCCCGAACTGAGCCGCAAGGCGCAGGGGTCGGCCATGGCAGGCGTCGCGACGCATCTCGGCCTGAGCGAGCTGACCAAGAACTTCCTCGGCGTTCTGTCGCAGAACCGCCGCCTGTCGCACCTTGGCGACATCATCCGCGCATTCCGCACCATCGCCGCTGCACAGCGCGGCGAAGTGACGGCCGAAGTCACCAGCGCCCACGCGCTGACCGACGAACAGCTCGCGACGCTCAAGCAGAAGCTGACGCAGCGCGAAGGCCGCACGGTGAAACTGCAATCCAAGGTCGACCCCGATCTGCTGGGCGGCCTCGTCGTAACCATTGGATCGAAGCGCATCGACGGCTCGATCCGCACCCGTTTGAATTCCCTCGCGAACGCGATGAAAGGCTAA
- a CDS encoding glutathione S-transferase family protein yields MLTVHHLRLSQSERIVWLCEEMGIEYDLKLYNRRTDNNLAPDEYKALHPMGIAPVITDGDFVLGESGAIIDWIVAKYGDHGLVPGKDHPDFADHLFFYHWANATFMTNGMMALVASRMVEGGEMPPFVADRMAKSWAIVEQRLGEAEYFGGSQLTTADIMMGFQLTTSRAMSGMGIEGMPNLQAYLRRIGERPAYQRAMAKAEPGMEPKLD; encoded by the coding sequence ATGCTCACCGTCCACCACCTTCGCCTGTCGCAGTCCGAACGCATCGTCTGGCTGTGCGAGGAAATGGGCATCGAGTACGACCTCAAGCTCTACAACCGGCGGACCGACAACAACCTCGCGCCCGACGAGTACAAGGCGCTCCACCCGATGGGCATCGCACCGGTCATCACCGATGGCGATTTCGTGCTCGGCGAAAGCGGCGCGATCATCGACTGGATCGTCGCGAAATACGGCGATCATGGCCTGGTCCCGGGCAAGGACCATCCCGACTTTGCCGATCACCTCTTCTTCTACCACTGGGCCAACGCGACCTTCATGACCAACGGCATGATGGCACTCGTCGCGAGCCGGATGGTGGAAGGCGGCGAAATGCCCCCCTTCGTCGCGGATCGCATGGCGAAGAGCTGGGCGATCGTCGAGCAGCGCCTTGGCGAGGCCGAGTATTTCGGCGGCTCGCAGCTCACTACGGCAGACATCATGATGGGCTTCCAGCTGACCACCAGCCGCGCGATGAGCGGCATGGGCATCGAGGGCATGCCGAACCTGCAGGCCTATCTCAGACGCATCGGCGAGCGCCCGGCCTACCAGCGCGCCATGGCCAAGGCGGAACCGGGCATGGAGCCTAAGCTCGACTAG
- the atpA gene encoding F0F1 ATP synthase subunit alpha produces the protein MEIRAAEISKVIKDQIAGFGTEAEVSEVGSVLSVGDGIARIHGLDKVQAGEMVEFANGVQGMALNLEADNVGVVIFGSDAEIKEGDSVKRTETIVDVPVGKGLLGRVVDALGNPIDGKGPIETTERRRVEVKAPGIIPRESVSEPVQSGLKAIDALVPVGRGQRELIIGDRQTGKSAVAIDTFINQKEANAGDDESKKLYCVYVAVGQKRSTVAQIVKSLEENGAMEYSIVVAATASEPAPLQYLAPYTGCAMGEFFRDNGMHAVICYDDLSKQAVAYRQMSLLLRRPPGREAYPGDVFYLHSRLLERAAKMNGDNGGGSLTALPIIETQAGDVSAYIPTNVISITDGQIFLETDLFYQGIRPAINVGLSVSRVGGAAQTKAMKKVSGSMKLDLAQYREMAAFAQFGSDLDPATQKLLNRGARLTELLKQPQFSPMPFEEQTVSIFAGTNGYIDSVDVNRVTEYEAAMLSFMRNEHADVLKEIRDTGKFEDDTKAKVVAALDAFAKQFA, from the coding sequence ATGGAAATCCGCGCCGCAGAAATCTCCAAGGTCATCAAGGACCAGATCGCCGGTTTCGGCACCGAAGCCGAAGTCAGCGAAGTCGGCTCCGTTCTCTCGGTGGGTGACGGCATCGCCCGCATCCACGGCCTCGACAAGGTCCAGGCCGGTGAGATGGTCGAATTCGCCAACGGTGTTCAGGGCATGGCCCTCAACCTCGAAGCCGACAACGTCGGTGTCGTGATCTTCGGCTCGGACGCCGAGATCAAGGAAGGCGACAGCGTCAAGCGCACCGAGACCATCGTGGACGTCCCCGTCGGCAAGGGCCTGCTCGGCCGCGTCGTCGACGCACTGGGCAACCCGATCGACGGCAAGGGCCCGATCGAAACGACCGAGCGTCGCCGCGTCGAAGTCAAGGCTCCGGGCATCATCCCGCGTGAGTCGGTTTCGGAGCCGGTGCAGTCGGGCCTCAAGGCGATCGACGCGCTCGTTCCCGTCGGCCGTGGCCAGCGCGAACTCATCATCGGCGACCGCCAGACCGGTAAGTCGGCTGTCGCGATCGATACCTTCATCAACCAGAAGGAAGCGAACGCAGGCGACGACGAGAGCAAGAAGCTCTACTGCGTCTATGTCGCCGTCGGCCAGAAGCGTTCGACCGTCGCGCAGATCGTCAAGAGCCTCGAAGAAAACGGCGCGATGGAATACTCCATCGTCGTCGCCGCTACCGCTTCGGAGCCCGCTCCGCTGCAGTACCTCGCGCCCTACACCGGCTGCGCGATGGGCGAATTCTTCCGCGACAACGGCATGCACGCCGTCATCTGCTACGACGACCTTTCCAAGCAGGCCGTCGCCTACCGCCAGATGTCGCTGCTGCTGCGTCGTCCTCCGGGCCGCGAAGCTTACCCGGGCGACGTCTTCTACCTGCACAGCCGCCTGCTCGAGCGCGCGGCGAAGATGAACGGCGACAACGGCGGCGGCTCGCTGACCGCACTCCCGATCATCGAAACGCAGGCGGGTGACGTCTCGGCCTACATTCCGACCAACGTGATCTCGATCACCGACGGCCAGATCTTCCTCGAAACCGACCTGTTCTACCAGGGCATCCGTCCGGCGATTAACGTCGGCCTGTCGGTCAGCCGCGTCGGCGGTGCCGCACAGACCAAGGCGATGAAGAAGGTCTCGGGCTCGATGAAGCTCGACCTCGCGCAGTACCGCGAGATGGCCGCCTTCGCCCAGTTCGGTTCGGACCTCGACCCTGCAACGCAGAAGCTGCTCAACCGCGGTGCGCGCCTGACCGAGCTGCTCAAGCAGCCGCAGTTCTCGCCGATGCCGTTCGAAGAGCAGACCGTGTCGATCTTCGCGGGTACCAACGGCTACATCGACAGCGTCGATGTGAACCGCGTGACCGAATACGAAGCCGCCATGCTGAGCTTCATGCGCAACGAACACGCCGACGTGCTCAAGGAAATCCGCGACACCGGCAAGTTCGAGGACGACACCAAGGCCAAGGTCGTCGCTGCACTCGACGCTTTCGCCAAGCAGTTCGCCTGA
- a CDS encoding serine protease, protein MVRILSALLALLALSLPLTAKADPADIDAAARGVVRVVIIGSDGDEVYPISHGSGFAVTPTKIVTNAHVVREALQDDTLRIGVVPSEGDDATYARPISVSPKNDLALIEITGDLRLPPLTLSSNGNGDSGEVSAVGYPMNVDRAQGLDIEDIFNSQPPVKSRGFLSGRRPSRQFDTILHTAPIARGNSGGPLLDGCGRVLGVNSFGADSGGSDAEFFFAVSMREVIPFLNANEVDARVNELPCRSLADLDEAERARIESEQAAARAEMSARNEERREKRERAQLEAELEVQSERENAMLLTFVLLAIFTVAAFFAWQGWQKRAAFEAAENGEEEESNPGERQLMIAGTIAVIALVAALALWFTRPGIDAIDRKVAAAMAEDEGDGEDGTTQVASSDNGTLICTLDVTRSRIVGAPDRELEFDWDESGCVNGRTQYGFAAGDWSRVFVPNQEDAVSVNIYDPDTRSFRTDRYLLGRNAMVAAREARGQYTPPTCEEQGAASKLGDLQGAVISLLPEAPNERLVYRCEPKG, encoded by the coding sequence ATGGTTCGCATTCTCTCTGCGCTGCTGGCGCTTCTCGCCCTTTCCCTGCCGCTCACCGCCAAGGCGGACCCGGCGGATATCGACGCGGCTGCGCGCGGCGTCGTGCGCGTCGTCATCATCGGCTCCGATGGCGACGAAGTCTATCCGATCAGCCACGGCAGCGGCTTCGCGGTCACGCCGACCAAGATCGTCACCAACGCCCATGTCGTGCGCGAAGCCTTGCAGGACGACACGCTGCGCATCGGCGTCGTCCCGAGCGAGGGCGACGATGCGACCTATGCCCGCCCGATCTCCGTCAGCCCCAAGAACGACCTCGCCCTGATCGAGATCACCGGCGACCTGCGCCTCCCGCCGCTGACCCTGTCGAGCAACGGTAATGGCGACAGCGGCGAAGTGTCGGCTGTCGGCTACCCTATGAATGTCGACCGGGCGCAGGGCCTCGATATCGAGGACATCTTCAATTCGCAGCCGCCGGTGAAGTCGCGCGGCTTCCTGTCGGGACGCAGGCCCAGCCGCCAGTTCGACACCATCCTCCACACCGCCCCGATCGCGCGCGGCAATTCGGGCGGCCCGCTGCTCGACGGATGCGGCCGGGTGCTCGGGGTCAACAGCTTCGGCGCGGATTCGGGCGGGTCGGACGCGGAGTTCTTCTTCGCCGTCTCGATGCGCGAGGTCATTCCCTTCCTCAATGCGAACGAGGTCGATGCGCGGGTGAACGAACTGCCGTGCCGCAGCCTTGCCGACCTCGACGAGGCGGAACGCGCGCGCATCGAAAGCGAGCAGGCCGCCGCCCGCGCGGAAATGAGCGCCCGCAACGAAGAACGCCGCGAAAAGCGCGAGCGCGCGCAGCTCGAAGCCGAACTGGAAGTGCAGTCGGAGCGCGAGAACGCGATGCTCCTGACCTTCGTCCTGCTGGCGATCTTCACCGTCGCGGCATTCTTCGCCTGGCAAGGCTGGCAGAAGCGCGCGGCCTTCGAAGCAGCAGAGAATGGCGAGGAAGAAGAGAGCAATCCCGGCGAGCGGCAATTGATGATTGCCGGTACGATCGCCGTTATCGCGCTGGTCGCCGCACTGGCGCTGTGGTTCACGCGGCCCGGCATCGACGCGATCGATCGCAAGGTCGCCGCCGCGATGGCCGAGGATGAAGGTGACGGAGAGGACGGAACCACCCAGGTCGCGTCGAGCGACAACGGCACGCTGATCTGCACGCTCGACGTCACCCGCAGCCGGATCGTCGGCGCGCCGGATCGCGAACTGGAATTCGACTGGGATGAAAGCGGCTGCGTCAATGGCCGAACGCAATACGGCTTCGCCGCCGGTGACTGGAGCCGCGTCTTCGTCCCGAACCAGGAGGACGCGGTCTCGGTCAACATCTACGACCCCGACACGCGCAGCTTCCGGACCGACCGCTACCTGCTGGGCCGCAACGCGATGGTCGCAGCGCGCGAGGCCCGCGGCCAGTACACCCCGCCCACCTGCGAGGAACAGGGTGCAGCCTCCAAGCTGGGCGACCTGCAGGGCGCGGTGATTTCGCTACTTCCCGAAGCGCCGAATGAACGGCTGGTCTATCGCTGCGAACCCAAAGGCTAG